Part of the Pieris brassicae chromosome 5, ilPieBrab1.1, whole genome shotgun sequence genome is shown below.
GGAACTGGAATAAAGAAGTTATACATTAACTGTCTCTTGTAGTAAATTGCTTAATCAAATTGTCAAGAAAAGTATACTTTGCTCAGAGCCAGACCGAATGTTGGTGATAATATCACTGAATGATAATTGAATATAGTAGGAATTACATGTGCCTTAGAAATTCTTTGTCGGTTGTGTGCCTGGGTACACCCCGGGGCCCCGAAGAGCTGGTTGATCAGACTTGCTCATGTATTACATTACTGTTTTAAGAAGGTTTCTGTTCAGTCAGACTTCCTAAATGCAGTATTTAGAATACCACTCTTCACAcatggttaaaatatttgactaaGACTAAACTATGACTAGCTATATAGTGGCACTTGCTTTAAAGGCTCTTTGGAGTAATTATCCTATTGTCTTGTGATTCCATTTTCCGGCATTATAGAGCTATTGCTTCCATGTAATGACAGAAAATGGCAGTCCCTTCAGCACcactattataaaatgtcaatCCCAAGGACATTAGTGTTATTTCCTATAAAAGGTAAGCaaggtttattattaaatttgtaaaatttaatttttaggtaTATTTAGGTACCAACCTTTTTAGCAGGAAAGAGTTTGCTAAACCTTagataataatactaaacatTTGTTCTACTCGTGGTTATATATACAGGTAATAGGTATATTGTGGCAAAGAACTTACACTTCTTCGGTATAGGATGTATGATTGCAAAGAGTGAGTCTTCTTCTTCTTTGAGGCGTTGATTAAATTCACGCTGGTCTTGCAGGGCAGCGATTTTGTCAAATCTGTCCCTTAGCAATACTGCTTGGAAACGGAATACATGTCTAAAAATATAGGTGTGTTACCATGGGCTCTGTTGTAGGcactatatactatattacataacaataacaaGCTACTATACTTGTACTTTCTAGATTTTAATGTAGTAACCTACCTACTATTtacctttataataaattatgaatattttgaaaGTGTCTTCCAAGcacaatataatacatatcaaCAAACATACACATAACTAGTATGTAATACAATGATAAAAtgtgattgtttttttacacTACTTcactttatacaatatttgtttaacattACCTCTCAACTTATGCAGGGTAAATCATTATCATGAAGAACATAAGCACTAATGCATTAGCATTAGcgatttgcaatatttttggAGATCAGAACTGCAAATGTATTTTGTGAATTGCAACAGTCATAGCTTGTATACAACTTTAGGTTTTTACACAAACTACTTGAGGAATAAAGAAAGCTTACCTTCTATCATAGTATGACTCCAAATTACGTATGGCTCGTTTatataggttacataacttttgtgtttgtgttttGATACCCAGCGGTAGGGTCGCCATCTCGCCAAAgccttattttaaataaatattattttaaaaatctgaCTAACCATTAACTGTGTAAtgagtatttattaaataaggaTATCTCGTTTGTAAATCGGGTTCAGTACTTCAgtacttacttattttttgttaattataaataacagcTGACGCTTGACAAAATATGGTGACAGCTAATAAATGACAtttgatatataatacaaattgagTAACCTGTGGGAATCAAATCTTCCACAAAAAATGTTGCCCTATGCAATTTGATATTAATCTCATGCCCCTGGGGGCACGCTGACGTTACCCATTGTCctgtcaaataaattttgaatcgCAATTTTGGCACTTTGCATTttcgatatatttaatgatacaTAAACAATGTGTAAAGGTTTTTGTGTTTGCAACCCTCGTTAAAAgttgaaattgtttaaaaatgtttttttttcaataactaAAAAACTGTAAAAGTAAGGCAAagttgttcaaacaaaattaatttcagggtaaattataatatgaaagtaataatattcttacGAGCgtgtccttgtcgtacggcgttctagagtgctcagtctaacTTCGAGAAGGTTCCGATCTTCCGCCTCTCTCGCGTATCATTCCGTTCTTGTCCACACCTAGAAAATTtcgtctagaatattccttcatcttaggggtataactagacctgaaaacgcctgataGCAgatctcctgaaaactgcaccactcgactacacatgttctgaaactgccagaaaaatacatattccTAATATATGATTGATCCTCTCccgaaacggtcagaaatcttatttcagcctgctgaaaagttgtctaagtagtggaaaaatctagaaacattgcagtcgactcgtcttcttaataataataatatggcCTTTATATTCCGAAACTCTATATCTgtgatttaatatattttccctTCAGTATATGTCGGAGTTCGGTGTGCCTCTTTgcaaaggcctcctctaaCCACTGATCTCTTTTCTTTGCGACTCTTCTCCAGTTGTAGTgactagatagtagatagtgATTCAGGAGTTCTTAAAGTCCTGGTATTGAGCGACGCTAGATATAGGCGGTAGTCTGAACTTCCCATTGCGACCAACCATTGAGGGTAGGCTTCTTGATTAGGTTgttagcgacaaagggagttttttagcggaaaatcCGCAGACTTGTAAGACACAAGTTGGGGTtgaattggactagatttagtctaccgcagtccgagactccacgtagaaGAGTTTCTACTTCAgtcacaagtttgttccggcactcatcgACATCAGTCCGAGAAATACCTGTCCGGCcagtgtaaaaagtatccctAGTgttgtcgtccgcatagcaatgaatgttgctaagttgtaACATATCAGagtaaacagggtcggggataggacacagccttgaGGGACACCAGCAATCAACTTCTccatatccatacaaaatatctatcaaacaaatacaattaaaattttctcatgacgttgtcacgttcaaCTGTCGTCAGATgaccgactttacagacaaccgTTTTTTATTGAACGCAGAATTGCT
Proteins encoded:
- the LOC123709453 gene encoding NADH dehydrogenase [ubiquinone] 1 beta subcomplex subunit 9, producing the protein MATLPLGIKTQTQKLCNLYKRAIRNLESYYDRRHVFRFQAVLLRDRFDKIAALQDQREFNQRLKEEEDSLFAIIHPIPKKFPLSPGGVAYARVVTPPDWVLDYWHPLEKAQYPEYFKRREERKKEFVALWEKEFGKDEPKDKHH